In one window of Kosmotoga pacifica DNA:
- the rsgA gene encoding ribosome small subunit-dependent GTPase A — MTNERLRGTVIRYDSRTLIVTELHTRKHYLCDMPGRFKKLGIRPIVGDIVEFISTGESSGIVENILKRRNELKRPRIANVDQIVLVTCLEEPAVPFYILDRFLVLAEYSGLPTVIAVNKVDLLRSREFLRELYHTYGEYYNIIEVSAKTGHNIDLLREVFKGKISTMAGMSGVGKSSLLNALNPGLRLKTSDISRRLDRGKHTTSRVELLEFDFGGYVADTPGFASLELPELMPEELKEYFRELKAHSGYCAFSDCVHINEPNCYIKELVETEDIPLTRYESYKKMYEELLERSKQRKGRR, encoded by the coding sequence TTGACCAACGAGCGTCTAAGAGGAACCGTCATTCGTTACGATAGCAGGACTCTCATCGTGACCGAGCTTCATACCCGAAAACACTATCTATGTGATATGCCCGGTCGTTTCAAGAAGCTGGGGATTCGACCGATCGTTGGTGATATCGTGGAGTTCATTTCCACAGGTGAAAGCAGCGGCATAGTGGAAAACATTCTAAAGCGCCGAAATGAGCTGAAGAGACCGAGAATAGCCAATGTAGATCAGATCGTTCTTGTCACCTGTCTTGAAGAACCCGCCGTGCCCTTTTATATCCTGGACAGATTCCTTGTTCTTGCGGAGTATAGCGGACTTCCAACAGTTATTGCTGTAAACAAAGTGGACCTTCTGAGATCTCGTGAATTTCTGCGAGAACTTTACCATACATATGGAGAGTATTACAATATTATCGAAGTCTCTGCCAAAACGGGGCATAACATCGATCTGTTACGGGAAGTGTTCAAGGGTAAGATTTCCACCATGGCTGGCATGTCTGGTGTGGGAAAAAGCAGTCTGCTCAATGCCCTGAATCCGGGGCTCAGGTTGAAGACTTCTGATATTTCCAGAAGACTGGACAGGGGAAAGCACACGACCTCGCGAGTCGAGCTCCTCGAATTTGATTTTGGCGGATACGTAGCCGATACACCGGGCTTTGCATCACTGGAGTTGCCGGAACTTATGCCGGAGGAATTGAAAGAATATTTCAGAGAATTGAAAGCGCATAGTGGCTACTGTGCCTTTTCTGACTGCGTTCATATAAATGAGCCGAACTGCTACATAAAAGAACTCGTTGAAACTGAGGATATTCCTTTAACGAGATATGAAAGCTACAAGAAGATGTACGAAGAACTGCTGGAACGGAGTAAGCAAAGAAAGGGGCGGAGATAG
- the rpe gene encoding ribulose-phosphate 3-epimerase encodes MVKVSPSILAADFLKLQLELEKVRNADYLHIDVMDGHFVPNITFGIPLMEALNRTDTPPLDVHLMISEPSRYVDKFIDLGAKIVAVHIEAENHLHRLLENIKSRGVEAFVAINPHTPVNSLENILPFLDGVLVMTVNPGFTGQKFIPHIAEKVKQLDIIRKERDLKFRIAVDGGINLNNAPIVVEFGADILVMGAAIFRSAAPEEVVTKVKELKR; translated from the coding sequence GTGGTAAAAGTGTCACCTTCAATACTGGCTGCAGATTTTTTGAAACTCCAGCTCGAGCTCGAGAAGGTCAGAAATGCCGATTATTTACACATAGACGTTATGGATGGACACTTCGTGCCAAACATCACCTTTGGCATCCCATTAATGGAAGCGCTCAACAGAACTGATACTCCACCTCTCGACGTCCATCTCATGATCTCCGAACCTTCAAGGTATGTTGATAAATTCATTGACCTCGGCGCAAAGATTGTTGCCGTACATATCGAGGCTGAAAACCATCTCCATCGGCTATTGGAGAATATCAAATCACGGGGTGTGGAAGCCTTTGTGGCTATCAACCCTCATACACCCGTAAATTCGCTTGAGAACATTTTGCCTTTTCTAGACGGTGTGCTTGTAATGACGGTGAACCCGGGCTTTACCGGTCAAAAGTTCATTCCACATATTGCTGAAAAAGTAAAGCAACTAGACATTATAAGGAAAGAAAGAGATCTGAAATTCCGCATAGCCGTTGATGGTGGGATAAATCTGAATAATGCTCCGATCGTAGTAGAATTTGGCGCGGATATACTAGTGATGGGTGCTGCCATTTTCAGAAGCGCTGCACCGGAAGAAGTAGTCACGAAAGTGAAGGAGTTGAAACGATGA
- the rdgB gene encoding RdgB/HAM1 family non-canonical purine NTP pyrophosphatase — MNLKIHLVTGNNHKVEEIRSLADNELTVVPISDLVGEIEVDEKGDTFLQNALIKVETFRHLGIPLVADDSGLEIDALNGFPGVQSSRFMEGRPYSEKMAEILQRLDGEKNRKARFKCAAVFYHPSGVVLAVEGTVEGSIAYEIRGEQGFGYDPIFVPDGYDRTFGELGQEVKSIISHRARAFKKLFSLLRLFFSNIDTEKHHKSSE; from the coding sequence ATGAACCTCAAAATTCACCTCGTCACTGGTAACAATCACAAAGTTGAAGAGATAAGATCACTTGCTGATAATGAACTTACCGTTGTTCCTATCAGCGATCTTGTTGGAGAAATCGAGGTAGATGAGAAGGGAGACACTTTCCTGCAGAATGCCCTGATAAAGGTCGAAACTTTCAGGCACCTCGGAATCCCTCTGGTAGCAGATGATTCCGGTCTTGAGATAGACGCGCTCAATGGGTTCCCTGGTGTGCAGTCTTCAAGATTCATGGAAGGGCGTCCTTATTCAGAGAAAATGGCTGAGATATTACAACGTTTGGACGGTGAAAAAAACAGGAAGGCACGTTTCAAATGTGCTGCTGTTTTTTACCATCCATCTGGTGTGGTGCTGGCGGTCGAAGGTACTGTGGAAGGAAGTATAGCGTACGAAATAAGGGGAGAACAGGGCTTTGGGTATGACCCCATATTCGTGCCTGATGGCTATGACAGAACCTTTGGCGAGCTGGGACAGGAGGTAAAGTCTATAATCAGTCACAGGGCACGAGCATTCAAGAAACTATTCTCACTGCTTCGCCTTTTCTTTTCGAATATAGATACAGAAAAGCACCACAAATCATCAGAATAA
- the lgt gene encoding prolipoprotein diacylglyceryl transferase, protein MKKSLLFFALAFTGIILLGWFVVLSFSGRIVVNPILLKLGPFEIRWYGFLIASAIFVAYLLGKKLALKEGIKEDHLIEMIFWGIIAGIIGARLYYVAFEFELYREYPMEIFRIWNGGLAIHGAIFGALLSGFLYTRLKKSAGIKFLQASDIFTSVLPLAQAIGRWGNFMNHEAYGAPTDLPWKMYVPLAYRMPGFREFEYFHPTFLYESLWDLFVFFIVFNYTRKFRKNYGETTGLYMVLYSAGRYFIEALRLDSLIVGQFRTAQVVSIILMICGAFLYLYSKRKGEAVRIVS, encoded by the coding sequence ATGAAAAAGTCGCTGCTTTTTTTTGCACTGGCATTCACTGGAATTATTCTGCTGGGCTGGTTCGTGGTACTCTCATTCTCGGGAAGAATTGTAGTCAATCCTATATTGCTAAAACTGGGACCCTTTGAAATTAGATGGTATGGATTTCTTATAGCTTCCGCCATATTTGTCGCATATCTTCTTGGCAAAAAACTGGCTCTAAAAGAAGGTATCAAGGAAGACCATCTCATTGAGATGATCTTCTGGGGTATCATAGCTGGAATAATCGGTGCACGACTTTATTACGTGGCTTTCGAGTTCGAGCTCTACAGAGAATACCCTATGGAGATATTCAGAATCTGGAACGGCGGACTCGCTATACACGGAGCCATCTTTGGTGCTCTCTTATCTGGATTTCTCTATACTCGTTTGAAAAAGAGTGCGGGGATAAAATTCTTGCAGGCTTCTGATATATTCACTTCCGTTCTCCCACTGGCCCAGGCAATAGGACGTTGGGGTAATTTCATGAATCACGAAGCATACGGTGCCCCTACGGATCTTCCATGGAAAATGTATGTTCCCCTTGCTTACCGAATGCCGGGTTTTAGAGAGTTCGAATACTTCCACCCGACTTTCCTATATGAAAGCCTGTGGGACCTGTTTGTCTTCTTTATAGTCTTCAACTATACAAGAAAATTCAGAAAAAACTACGGTGAGACAACCGGCTTGTACATGGTGCTGTATTCAGCCGGCAGATACTTCATAGAAGCTCTCAGGTTGGACAGTCTTATTGTGGGACAATTTCGAACCGCACAGGTTGTCTCAATTATTCTGATGATTTGTGGTGCTTTTCTGTATCTATATTCGAAAAGAAAAGGCGAAGCAGTGAGAATAGTTTCTTGA
- the tig gene encoding trigger factor gives MEKKNISQELNVEVFEFVFTPEEVGRAEDEAVRHVNANYSIRGFRKGKAPKGIIMSYLGENFDEIVFDELGKKVEEELKDEELFIPAIIAERKRNDDGSITFVVELHRKPKAEVKDYKGVEFSIPKKEEVLVNYVDNKLEELRNENAIIEPKEGPAEIGDVVEIEYTIVKDGKVIADKKTQEIHIVEGDDRPIVTNIIGKKKGDIVEFERTFENSDNVYNYTVGIKEVYKRILMELDDEFAKSVTSEVETLEELKKKIEKEGMEAFDNWKRDFLRQQAFDKIADFVDVKISDKTIDYFVVKSIENLIKEKTYQTYLKQAGSEENLRNQIRESILNELKRERFIEEIARTNEIEVTEEEILKNAEELAPYWGISVERAVEIVKSREDLREDIVSNLKKNKVLDLVIEVATIKEIETEEEKKEETSEDTKVENEEKE, from the coding sequence GTGGAAAAGAAGAATATCAGTCAGGAACTCAACGTTGAAGTTTTCGAATTCGTATTTACCCCTGAAGAAGTGGGGAGAGCCGAGGATGAAGCAGTAAGGCATGTTAACGCAAATTACTCAATTCGTGGTTTTAGAAAGGGCAAAGCACCAAAAGGGATAATAATGTCCTATCTTGGCGAGAACTTCGATGAAATCGTCTTCGATGAACTTGGGAAGAAAGTTGAAGAAGAGCTCAAGGATGAAGAGCTCTTTATCCCCGCTATTATTGCCGAAAGAAAGAGAAACGACGACGGAAGCATAACCTTTGTTGTTGAATTGCACAGAAAACCCAAAGCCGAGGTCAAAGATTACAAAGGAGTGGAGTTCTCCATCCCAAAGAAAGAAGAGGTACTCGTCAATTACGTTGATAACAAACTGGAAGAGCTCAGAAATGAGAATGCTATCATTGAGCCTAAAGAAGGTCCCGCAGAGATAGGTGACGTTGTAGAAATCGAATACACCATCGTCAAAGATGGAAAAGTAATTGCCGACAAAAAGACGCAGGAGATACACATAGTCGAGGGCGACGACAGGCCCATTGTCACCAATATCATAGGGAAGAAAAAAGGTGACATTGTGGAGTTCGAAAGAACATTTGAGAACTCCGACAACGTTTACAACTATACCGTTGGTATTAAAGAAGTTTACAAACGCATTCTTATGGAACTCGATGATGAGTTCGCCAAATCTGTTACCAGTGAAGTGGAAACACTCGAAGAGTTGAAGAAGAAGATCGAAAAAGAAGGAATGGAAGCCTTCGACAACTGGAAGAGAGACTTCTTAAGGCAACAGGCTTTCGATAAGATCGCTGATTTTGTCGACGTTAAAATCTCCGACAAAACGATAGACTATTTCGTTGTTAAATCCATAGAAAACCTTATCAAAGAAAAGACTTACCAAACATACCTGAAGCAGGCCGGAAGCGAAGAGAACTTGAGAAATCAGATCAGAGAAAGCATTCTCAATGAACTCAAAAGAGAGCGTTTCATCGAGGAAATAGCCAGGACTAATGAAATCGAAGTTACTGAAGAAGAGATTTTGAAAAATGCCGAAGAACTCGCGCCTTACTGGGGTATCTCCGTTGAAAGAGCTGTGGAGATCGTCAAATCCAGAGAGGACCTTCGCGAAGATATCGTCTCGAATCTAAAAAAGAACAAAGTACTCGATTTGGTCATCGAAGTTGCAACCATTAAGGAAATTGAAACCGAAGAAGAGAAAAAGGAAGAAACTTCTGAAGATACAAAAGTAGAAAACGAAGAAAAAGAATAA
- a CDS encoding metallophosphoesterase produces MWMVIADTHDNIESLKKAIKLAKEHYVDTIFHCGDIISPFTAKLLTEFDGEIFVVAGNNDGEKIMLKRILGESFFIGPVEITHRGKRIALMHEPFALKSLKDIDYIFYGHTHNMDIRPGKPFIVNPGEACGYLTGKETCLLLNELNDEYKILEL; encoded by the coding sequence ATGTGGATGGTGATAGCAGATACTCACGACAACATCGAAAGCTTGAAAAAGGCTATTAAGCTGGCAAAAGAACACTACGTCGATACAATATTTCACTGCGGCGACATCATATCTCCTTTCACAGCAAAGCTATTAACGGAGTTTGACGGTGAGATCTTCGTAGTAGCTGGTAACAACGATGGAGAGAAAATAATGCTCAAGCGTATCCTGGGTGAATCCTTTTTTATTGGACCTGTCGAAATAACACACAGAGGCAAAAGGATCGCATTGATGCACGAGCCCTTCGCCCTCAAAAGCCTGAAAGATATAGATTACATCTTCTACGGTCATACCCACAACATGGATATAAGACCGGGCAAGCCCTTCATCGTGAATCCTGGAGAAGCCTGCGGTTACCTCACGGGGAAGGAAACATGTTTATTATTGAACGAACTGAACGATGAATATAAAATACTGGAATTATAA
- a CDS encoding TIGR03936 family radical SAM-associated protein, with translation MAEYILRFGRGGLLRFLSRQETSTAIERMLRRAKIPIAYSQGFHPHPKLSYAPAVPTGVASSALYLKITTTTKDDEIFDKLLEHSVFTLRILGVWEVPEGTDFQELVEKYSYCLYLPKGRFDPNRFSPEIIVKKVGKRNVKTFKAGEVYEGYEFSELNDYFMVKYFQPITKLVSYQELLKILSITDGVSEGSVYVYVFDAVHKGRYLSEILNDIGGKKNVRS, from the coding sequence TTGGCAGAATATATTCTTCGTTTTGGAAGAGGAGGACTGCTCAGATTTCTTTCCAGACAGGAAACGAGCACAGCTATCGAAAGGATGTTGAGACGCGCGAAGATACCAATTGCCTATTCCCAGGGCTTTCACCCTCATCCGAAGCTCTCATACGCGCCGGCGGTACCTACGGGAGTCGCAAGTTCTGCGCTATACCTCAAAATAACTACCACGACAAAAGATGATGAAATATTTGACAAGCTTCTTGAACATTCGGTCTTTACGTTGCGAATTCTCGGAGTGTGGGAAGTACCTGAGGGCACAGATTTTCAGGAACTCGTTGAAAAATACAGTTACTGCCTGTATCTTCCAAAAGGAAGGTTTGATCCCAACAGATTTTCGCCGGAAATAATTGTGAAGAAAGTCGGTAAAAGAAACGTAAAGACCTTCAAAGCAGGCGAAGTGTACGAAGGATACGAATTTTCTGAACTGAACGACTACTTTATGGTAAAATATTTTCAGCCAATAACAAAGCTCGTTTCATACCAGGAGTTATTAAAAATTCTTTCAATAACCGATGGTGTATCAGAAGGATCGGTATATGTTTATGTTTTTGATGCGGTGCATAAAGGGAGATATTTAAGTGAAATTCTCAATGATATAGGAGGGAAAAAGAATGTCCGGTCATAA